A section of the Streptomyces sp. SCL15-4 genome encodes:
- a CDS encoding DUF6380 family protein, whose translation MQRTEPEPAEPDDPRQATPHRGAASLTETAGRAPFGRCAPTARERGAGSGTRLPAQGRDQPRRGGGRRAARTGRACGAHAHVGKDAR comes from the coding sequence ATGCAGCGCACCGAACCGGAGCCGGCCGAACCCGACGACCCGCGGCAGGCAACCCCGCACCGCGGCGCGGCGTCCCTGACTGAGACGGCCGGTCGCGCACCGTTCGGCCGGTGTGCCCCGACCGCTCGGGAACGCGGGGCCGGGTCCGGCACGCGGCTCCCGGCGCAGGGACGCGACCAGCCACGACGAGGCGGCGGCCGGCGGGCGGCCCGCACCGGTCGCGCCTGCGGGGCGCACGCGCACGTAGGGAAGGACGCACGATGA
- a CDS encoding phosphocholine cytidylyltransferase family protein, giving the protein MIGLVLAAGAGRRLRPYTDTLPKALVPVGPAGIEGEPTVLDLTLGNFAEIGLTEVAIIVGYRKEAVYARKAALEAKYGLKLTLIDNDKAEEWNNAYSLWCGRDALKDGVILANGDTVHPVSVEKTLLAARGDGKRIILALDTVKSLADEEMKVVVDPERGMTRITKLMDPAEATGEYIGVTLIEGDAAPELADALKTVWETDPQQFYEHGYQELVDRGFRIDVAPIGEVDWVEIDNHDDLARGREIACQY; this is encoded by the coding sequence ATGATCGGCCTCGTGCTGGCGGCCGGCGCCGGACGGCGTCTGCGCCCCTACACCGACACCCTGCCCAAGGCGCTGGTGCCGGTGGGGCCCGCGGGCATAGAGGGCGAACCGACGGTCCTGGACCTGACGCTCGGCAACTTCGCCGAGATCGGCCTGACCGAGGTTGCGATCATCGTCGGCTACCGCAAGGAGGCCGTCTACGCGCGCAAGGCGGCCCTGGAGGCGAAGTACGGCCTCAAGCTCACCCTCATCGACAACGACAAGGCCGAGGAGTGGAACAACGCCTACTCCCTGTGGTGCGGCCGTGACGCCCTCAAGGACGGCGTGATCCTCGCCAACGGCGACACCGTCCACCCGGTCTCCGTCGAGAAGACGCTGCTCGCCGCCCGCGGCGACGGCAAGCGCATCATCCTCGCCCTGGACACGGTGAAGAGCCTGGCCGACGAGGAGATGAAGGTCGTCGTCGACCCGGAGCGGGGCATGACGAGGATCACCAAGCTGATGGACCCCGCCGAGGCCACCGGCGAGTACATCGGCGTCACCCTGATCGAGGGCGACGCCGCGCCGGAACTGGCCGACGCGCTGAAGACGGTCTGGGAGACCGACCCGCAGCAGTTCTACGAGCACGGCTACCAGGAACTGGTCGACCGCGGTTTCCGCATCGACGTGGCTCCGATCGGCGAGGTCGACTGGGTCGAGATCGACAACCACGACGACCTCGCCCGGGGACGGGAGATCGCGTGCCAGTACTGA
- a CDS encoding iron-containing alcohol dehydrogenase family protein → MPVLTRLIPSPVVVDIRPGALDDLACVLADERISQSGRLAIAVSGGSGARLRERIAPTLPGATWYEVGGGTIDDAVRLASDIKAGHYDAVVGLGGGKIIDCAKFAAARVGLPLVAVATNLAHDGLCSPVATLDNDAGRGSYGVPNPIAVIIDLDVIREAPVRFVRSGIGDAISNISAVADWELAHRVNGEKVDGLAAAMARQAGEAVLRHPGGVGDDGFLQVLAEALVLTGIAMSVSGDSRPSSGACHEINHAFDLLYPKRAAAHGEQCGLGAAFAMYLRGAHEESAYMAEVLRRHGLPVLPEEIGFTVDEFVRAVEFAPETRPGRYTILEHLDLKTNQIKDIYADYVKAIGS, encoded by the coding sequence GTGCCAGTACTGACCCGGCTGATCCCCTCGCCGGTCGTCGTGGACATCCGCCCGGGTGCCCTGGACGACCTGGCCTGTGTGCTCGCCGACGAGCGCATCTCGCAGTCGGGCCGGCTCGCCATCGCCGTCAGCGGCGGCTCCGGCGCCCGGCTGCGCGAGCGGATCGCCCCCACGCTGCCCGGCGCCACCTGGTACGAGGTCGGCGGCGGCACCATCGACGACGCGGTCCGGCTGGCGAGCGACATAAAGGCCGGACACTACGACGCGGTGGTCGGCCTCGGCGGCGGGAAGATCATCGACTGCGCCAAGTTCGCGGCGGCCCGGGTGGGCCTGCCGCTGGTCGCCGTCGCCACCAACCTGGCCCACGACGGCCTGTGCTCGCCGGTCGCCACCCTCGACAACGACGCCGGCCGCGGCTCCTACGGCGTGCCCAACCCGATCGCGGTCATCATCGACCTCGACGTGATCCGCGAGGCACCCGTCCGGTTCGTCCGCTCCGGCATCGGCGACGCCATCTCCAACATCTCCGCCGTCGCGGACTGGGAGCTGGCCCACCGGGTCAACGGCGAGAAGGTCGACGGGCTCGCCGCCGCCATGGCCCGGCAGGCCGGCGAGGCGGTGCTCCGCCACCCCGGCGGAGTCGGCGACGACGGCTTCCTCCAGGTACTGGCCGAGGCGCTGGTCCTCACCGGCATCGCCATGTCCGTGTCGGGCGACTCGCGCCCGTCCTCCGGCGCCTGCCACGAGATCAACCACGCCTTCGACCTGCTCTATCCCAAGCGCGCCGCGGCCCACGGCGAGCAGTGCGGCCTCGGCGCCGCCTTCGCGATGTATCTGCGCGGCGCCCACGAGGAGTCGGCGTACATGGCCGAGGTGCTGCGCCGGCACGGGCTCCCGGTGCTGCCGGAGGAGATCGGCTTCACGGTGGACGAGTTCGTCCGCGCGGTGGAGTTCGCCCCGGAGACCCGGCCCGGCCGCTACACGATCCTCGAACACCTCGACCTCAAGACGAACCAGATCAAGGACATCTACGCCGACTATGTCAAGGCCATCGGTAGCTGA
- the hpnE gene encoding hydroxysqualene dehydroxylase HpnE yields the protein MSDGSPHPAPTSADTPRTAARSAVVVGGGLAGITAALALADAGVRVTLLEGRPRLGGLAFSFQRGELTVDNGQHVYLRCCTAYRWFLDRIRGTALAPLQDRLDVPVVDVAKPVGRRLGRLRRDPLPVPLHLGRGLAAYPHLSLAERAAVGRAALALKGLDLADPTLDTQDFGSWLAAHGQSARAVEALWDLVGVATLNAVAGDASLGLAAMVFKTGLLSDPGAADIGWARVPLGELHDRLARKALDSAGVRTEVRTRVTSVSTNDNGGWSVQVPGETLSADAVVLAVPQREAHDLLPPGALDEPERLLRIGTAPILNVHVVYDRKVLARPFFAALGTPVQWVFDRTDASGLRSGQYLALSQSAAQDDIDTPVAELRERYLPELERLIPGTRAAGVKDFFVTRERTATFAPSPGVGRLRPGARTKAPGLYLAGAWTATGWPATMESAVRSGVSAADAALGTLGRPRPRHLFAFEEAA from the coding sequence ATGAGCGACGGCTCACCCCACCCGGCACCAACGTCGGCCGACACGCCGCGCACGGCGGCCCGCAGCGCGGTCGTGGTCGGCGGCGGACTGGCCGGGATCACCGCGGCGCTCGCCCTCGCCGACGCGGGCGTCCGCGTTACCCTGCTCGAAGGCAGGCCCAGGCTGGGCGGCCTCGCCTTCTCCTTCCAGCGCGGCGAACTGACCGTCGACAACGGCCAGCACGTGTACCTGCGCTGCTGCACCGCCTACCGCTGGTTCCTCGACCGGATCCGGGGCACGGCGCTGGCACCGCTGCAGGACCGCCTGGACGTGCCCGTCGTCGACGTCGCCAAGCCCGTGGGCCGGCGGCTCGGCAGACTGCGGCGCGACCCGCTGCCCGTCCCCCTCCACCTGGGACGCGGCCTGGCCGCCTATCCGCACCTCTCGCTCGCCGAGCGCGCCGCCGTCGGGCGGGCCGCGCTCGCGCTGAAGGGGCTCGACCTCGCCGATCCGACCCTGGACACCCAGGACTTCGGCAGCTGGCTGGCCGCGCACGGCCAGTCCGCGCGCGCCGTCGAGGCCCTGTGGGACCTGGTCGGGGTCGCCACCCTCAACGCGGTCGCGGGCGACGCCTCGCTGGGCCTCGCCGCGATGGTGTTCAAGACCGGTCTGCTGTCCGACCCGGGCGCGGCCGACATCGGCTGGGCCCGCGTCCCGCTGGGCGAACTGCACGACCGGCTGGCCCGCAAGGCGCTCGACTCCGCGGGCGTCCGTACCGAGGTCCGTACACGCGTCACCTCCGTCTCCACCAACGACAACGGCGGGTGGAGCGTTCAAGTTCCCGGCGAGACACTTTCCGCGGACGCCGTCGTTCTCGCCGTACCCCAGCGCGAGGCCCACGACCTGCTCCCGCCCGGCGCCCTCGACGAGCCCGAGCGGCTGCTGAGGATCGGCACCGCGCCGATCCTCAACGTCCACGTCGTCTACGACCGCAAGGTGCTCGCGCGCCCCTTCTTCGCCGCGCTCGGCACCCCGGTGCAGTGGGTGTTCGACCGGACCGACGCCTCCGGACTGCGCTCGGGGCAGTACCTCGCGCTGTCGCAGTCGGCCGCGCAGGACGACATCGACACCCCGGTGGCCGAACTCCGCGAGCGCTACCTGCCCGAGCTGGAGCGGCTCATCCCAGGCACCCGCGCCGCCGGGGTGAAGGACTTCTTCGTGACCCGGGAGCGCACGGCCACGTTCGCCCCCAGCCCCGGCGTCGGACGCCTCAGGCCCGGCGCCCGGACCAAGGCCCCCGGCCTGTACCTGGCCGGAGCGTGGACCGCCACCGGGTGGCCCGCGACCATGGAGAGTGCGGTCCGCAGCGGAGTGAGCGCGGCCGACGCCGCGCTCGGCACCCTGGGCCGGCC
- a CDS encoding CDP-alcohol phosphatidyltransferase family protein: MSRPSVAELRPVVHPAGVKDRRSGEHWAGRLYMREVSLRVDRYLVNTRVTPNQLTYLMTVCGVLAAPALLVPGILGAVLGVVATQLYLLLDCVDGEIARWKQQYSLGGVYLDRVGAYLTDAAVLVGLGLRAADLWGTGRIDWLWAFLGTLAALGAILIKAETDLVGVARHQTGKPPVQEAASEPRSSGMALARRAAAALKFHRLILGIEASLLIVVLAIADQARGDLFFTRLGTAVLAGIALLQTLLHLVSILASSRLK, from the coding sequence ATGTCAAGGCCATCGGTAGCTGAACTCCGTCCGGTCGTCCACCCCGCGGGGGTGAAGGACCGGCGCAGCGGTGAGCACTGGGCGGGACGCCTCTACATGCGCGAGGTGTCCCTGCGCGTCGACCGCTACCTGGTCAACACCAGGGTCACGCCCAACCAGCTCACGTACCTGATGACCGTCTGCGGCGTGCTCGCGGCCCCGGCCCTGCTGGTGCCGGGCATCTTGGGCGCGGTGCTCGGCGTGGTCGCCACCCAGCTGTACCTGCTGCTGGACTGCGTCGACGGCGAGATCGCCCGCTGGAAGCAGCAGTACTCGCTCGGCGGGGTCTACCTGGACCGGGTCGGCGCCTACCTCACCGACGCGGCCGTGCTGGTCGGTCTGGGGCTGCGCGCCGCCGACCTGTGGGGCACCGGCCGCATCGACTGGCTGTGGGCCTTCCTCGGCACGCTCGCCGCGCTCGGCGCCATCCTGATCAAGGCCGAGACCGACCTGGTCGGTGTCGCCCGGCACCAGACCGGCAAGCCCCCGGTGCAGGAGGCCGCCTCCGAGCCGCGCTCCTCCGGCATGGCGCTGGCCCGCCGGGCCGCCGCCGCGCTGAAGTTCCACCGGCTGATCCTCGGCATCGAGGCCTCGCTGCTGATCGTCGTCCTCGCGATCGCGGACCAGGCCCGCGGCGACCTGTTCTTCACCCGCCTCGGCACCGCCGTGCTGGCCGGCATCGCCCTGCTGCAGACCCTGCTGCACCTGGTGTCCATCCTCGCCTCCAGCAGGCTGAAGTGA
- the hpnD gene encoding presqualene diphosphate synthase HpnD: MIRTVESVPYVSAPVLAAYSYCEAVTGQQARNFAYGIRLLPAAKRRAMSALYAFSRRVDDIGDGNLADEVKLTRLEDTRALLARIREDDVEEDDTDPVAVALSHAARAFPIPLGGLDELIDGVQMDVRGETYETWEDLKVYCRCVAGAIGRLSLGVFGTEPGARGTERAAEYADTLGLALQLTNILRDVREDALGGRTYLPADDLAKFGCSAGFQAPTPPEGADFAGLVHFEVRRARALFAEGYRLLPMLDRRSGACVAAMAGIYRRLLDRIERDPEAVLRGRVSLPGHEKAYVAVRGLSGLDTRHVSRRSVRRRA; encoded by the coding sequence GTGATCCGGACCGTGGAGTCTGTGCCGTACGTGTCCGCGCCGGTACTCGCCGCCTACAGCTACTGCGAGGCCGTGACCGGGCAGCAGGCCCGTAACTTCGCCTACGGCATCCGGCTGCTGCCGGCGGCCAAGCGCCGCGCCATGTCGGCGCTGTACGCGTTCTCCCGGCGGGTGGACGACATCGGCGACGGCAATCTTGCCGACGAGGTCAAGCTGACGCGGCTGGAGGACACCCGGGCACTGCTCGCCCGGATCCGCGAGGACGACGTCGAGGAGGACGACACCGACCCGGTGGCCGTGGCCCTCAGCCACGCCGCGCGGGCCTTCCCGATCCCGCTCGGCGGCCTGGACGAGCTGATCGACGGCGTCCAGATGGACGTGCGCGGGGAGACCTACGAGACCTGGGAGGACCTCAAGGTCTACTGCCGGTGTGTCGCCGGTGCCATCGGCCGCCTCTCGCTCGGCGTGTTCGGCACCGAACCCGGCGCGCGCGGCACCGAGCGCGCCGCCGAATACGCCGACACGCTGGGCCTCGCCCTCCAGCTCACCAACATCCTCCGCGACGTCCGCGAGGACGCGCTGGGCGGCCGTACCTACCTCCCGGCCGACGACCTCGCCAAGTTCGGCTGCTCGGCCGGCTTCCAGGCGCCGACCCCGCCGGAGGGCGCCGACTTCGCCGGCCTCGTCCACTTCGAAGTACGGCGCGCCCGGGCCCTGTTCGCCGAGGGCTACCGGCTGCTGCCCATGCTCGACCGGCGCAGCGGCGCCTGTGTCGCCGCGATGGCCGGCATCTACCGCCGGCTGCTCGACCGCATCGAGCGCGACCCGGAGGCCGTGCTGCGCGGCCGGGTCTCGCTGCCCGGACACGAGAAGGCCTACGTCGCCGTGCGCGGCCTGTCCGGCCTCGACACCCGCCACGTCTCCCGGCGCTCCGTCCGGAGGCGCGCCTGA
- a CDS encoding ABC transporter permease, with translation MSETTHDGTVAVTAAPSPDAGLTAAELAAKYGLSVSGARPSLVEYVRQLWGRRHFILAFSQAKLTAQYSQAKLGQLWQVATPLLNAAVYFLIFGLILHASRGMSRDVYIPFLVTGVFVFTFTQSSVMSGVRAISGNLGLVRALHFPRASLPVSFSLQQLQQLLFSMLVLFAVAIGFGSYPGPSWLLIVPVLVLQFLFNTGLALIVARMGAKTPDLAQLMPFVLRTWMYASGVMFSINTMLAGRPEWIVRVLQVNPVAVYMDLMRFALIDDYGSVNLPPHVWAIALLWAVLVFAGGFVYFWKAEERYGRG, from the coding sequence GTGAGTGAGACCACGCACGACGGCACGGTCGCGGTGACCGCGGCCCCGTCGCCCGACGCGGGACTGACGGCGGCCGAGCTCGCCGCCAAGTACGGGCTCTCCGTGAGCGGCGCCCGGCCCTCGCTCGTGGAGTACGTCCGGCAGCTGTGGGGACGGCGCCACTTCATCCTGGCCTTCTCCCAGGCCAAGCTGACCGCCCAGTACAGCCAGGCCAAGCTCGGCCAGCTCTGGCAGGTGGCCACGCCCCTGCTGAACGCGGCCGTGTACTTCCTCATCTTCGGGCTGATCCTGCACGCCAGCCGCGGCATGTCCCGGGACGTGTACATCCCGTTCCTGGTCACCGGCGTGTTCGTGTTCACCTTCACCCAGAGCTCGGTGATGTCGGGTGTCCGCGCCATCTCCGGCAACCTCGGCCTGGTGCGCGCCCTGCACTTCCCGCGCGCCTCGCTGCCCGTCTCCTTCTCGCTCCAGCAGCTCCAGCAGCTGCTGTTCTCGATGCTGGTGCTGTTCGCCGTGGCGATCGGCTTCGGCAGCTACCCGGGCCCGTCCTGGCTGCTGATCGTGCCGGTGCTGGTGCTGCAGTTCCTGTTCAACACCGGGCTCGCGCTGATCGTGGCCCGCATGGGCGCCAAGACGCCGGACCTCGCGCAGCTGATGCCGTTCGTGCTGCGCACCTGGATGTACGCCTCCGGCGTCATGTTCTCGATCAACACCATGCTGGCGGGCCGTCCCGAGTGGATCGTCCGGGTGCTCCAGGTCAACCCGGTCGCGGTCTACATGGACCTGATGCGCTTCGCCCTGATCGACGACTACGGTTCCGTCAACCTGCCGCCGCACGTGTGGGCCATCGCCCTGCTGTGGGCCGTGCTCGTCTTCGCCGGCGGCTTCGTGTACTTCTGGAAGGCGGAGGAGCGGTACGGCCGTGGCTGA
- a CDS encoding glycosyltransferase family 2 protein codes for MKVGAVIITMGNRPEELRALLDSVAKQDGDPVEVVVVGNGSPVPDVPEGVRTVEVPENLGIPGGRNVGIEAFGPSGRDVDILLFLDDDGLLARHDTAELCREAFAADPELGIISFRIADPDTGETQRRHVPRLRASDPMRSSRVTTFLGGANAVRTRVFAEVGALPDAFFYAHEETDLAWRALDAGWMIDYRSDMVLYHPTTAPSRHAVYHRMVARNRVWLARRNLPALLVPVYLGVWLLLTLLRRPSRPALKAWFGGFREGWATPCGPRRPMRWRTVWRLTRLGRPPVI; via the coding sequence ATGAAGGTCGGCGCCGTCATCATCACCATGGGCAACCGGCCCGAGGAGCTGCGGGCCCTGCTCGACTCCGTCGCCAAGCAGGACGGCGACCCGGTCGAGGTGGTCGTCGTGGGCAACGGCTCGCCCGTCCCGGACGTGCCGGAGGGCGTACGGACCGTGGAGGTGCCCGAGAACCTGGGCATCCCCGGCGGCCGCAACGTCGGCATAGAGGCGTTCGGCCCCTCCGGCCGCGACGTCGACATATTGCTCTTCCTCGACGACGACGGCCTGCTCGCCCGCCACGACACCGCCGAGCTGTGCCGCGAGGCCTTCGCCGCGGACCCCGAGCTGGGCATCATCAGCTTCCGCATCGCCGACCCCGACACCGGCGAGACCCAGCGCCGGCACGTGCCCCGGCTGCGTGCCTCGGACCCGATGCGCTCCTCCCGGGTCACCACCTTCCTCGGCGGCGCAAACGCCGTACGCACCCGCGTCTTCGCCGAGGTCGGCGCCCTGCCCGACGCGTTCTTCTACGCGCACGAGGAGACCGACCTGGCCTGGCGGGCCCTCGACGCGGGCTGGATGATCGACTACCGGTCCGACATGGTGCTCTACCACCCGACGACCGCGCCGTCGCGGCACGCCGTCTACCACCGCATGGTCGCCCGCAACCGCGTCTGGCTCGCCCGCCGCAACCTCCCCGCCCTCCTGGTCCCGGTCTACCTCGGGGTCTGGCTGCTGCTCACCCTGCTCCGCCGCCCCTCGCGGCCGGCCCTGAAGGCCTGGTTCGGCGGCTTCCGGGAGGGCTGGGCCACGCCGTGCGGTCCTCGCCGCCCGATGCGCTGGCGTACGGTGTGGCGACTCACCCGACTGGGCCGTCCCCCGGTCATCTGA
- a CDS encoding ABC transporter ATP-binding protein — protein MAEQHIQDPRPTVIADDLHIVYRVNGAKTGKGSATAALSRILRRGEERGVRKVHAVRGVSFVAYRGEAVGLIGSNGSGKSTLLRAIAGLLPAERGRVYTDGQPSLLGVNAALMNDLTGERNVILGGLAMGMSREQVKERYQDIVDFSGINEKGDFITLPMRTYSSGMAARLRFSIAAAKDHDVLMIDEALATGDRKFQKRSEERIRELRKEAGTVFLVSHNNKSIRDTCNRVLWLERGELRMDGPTDEVLKEYEKFTGK, from the coding sequence GTGGCTGAGCAGCACATCCAGGACCCGCGTCCGACGGTCATCGCGGACGATCTGCACATCGTCTACCGAGTCAACGGCGCCAAGACCGGCAAGGGCAGCGCCACCGCGGCCCTCAGCCGCATCCTCAGGCGCGGCGAGGAGCGGGGCGTGCGCAAGGTGCACGCCGTGCGCGGCGTGTCCTTCGTCGCCTACCGCGGCGAGGCCGTCGGCCTGATCGGCTCCAACGGCTCCGGCAAGTCGACCCTGCTGCGCGCCATCGCCGGCCTGCTGCCCGCGGAGCGGGGCAGGGTCTACACCGACGGCCAGCCGTCCCTGCTGGGCGTGAACGCGGCCCTGATGAACGACCTCACCGGCGAGCGGAACGTCATCCTCGGCGGTCTGGCCATGGGCATGTCCCGGGAACAGGTCAAGGAGCGTTACCAGGACATCGTCGACTTCTCCGGCATCAACGAGAAGGGCGACTTCATCACCCTGCCGATGCGCACCTACTCCTCCGGTATGGCCGCCCGGCTGCGTTTCTCCATCGCCGCCGCCAAGGACCACGACGTCCTGATGATCGACGAGGCGCTGGCCACCGGTGACCGCAAGTTCCAGAAGCGTTCCGAGGAACGCATCCGGGAACTGCGCAAAGAGGCCGGAACGGTCTTTCTGGTCAGTCACAACAACAAGTCGATCCGCGACACCTGCAACCGCGTGTTGTGGCTGGAGCGCGGTGAACTGCGGATGGACGGACCCACCGACGAGGTCCTGAAGGAGTACGAGAAGTTCACGGGCAAGTGA
- the hpnC gene encoding squalene synthase HpnC, with translation MTAAETASGPERATLDKAASENFPVAPFFLPRAWRADLMAVYGFARLVDDIGDGDLAPGGADARLLGVSPAEAADRLVLLDAFEEDLRRVFDGTPRHPLLRRLQPTVRRRALTPEPFLGLIAANRQDQLVARYETYDDLLAYCELSANPVGRLVLAVTGTSTPERIRLSDAICTALQIVEHLQDIAEDLGRDRVYLPAEDMKRFHVQEADLGQKSAGASVRALVAYEAQRARDLLDEGAPLVGSVHGRLRLLLAGFVAGGRAAIRAIAAAEYDVLPGPPRPGKIQLLREAGAILRGEG, from the coding sequence ATGACGGCCGCCGAGACGGCGTCCGGCCCGGAACGCGCCACCCTGGACAAGGCCGCGAGCGAGAACTTCCCGGTGGCCCCCTTCTTCCTGCCCCGGGCCTGGCGCGCCGACCTCATGGCCGTCTACGGCTTCGCCCGCCTCGTGGACGACATCGGCGACGGCGACCTCGCCCCCGGCGGCGCCGACGCCCGCCTGCTCGGCGTGTCGCCCGCCGAGGCCGCCGACCGGCTCGTCCTCCTCGACGCCTTCGAGGAGGACCTGCGCCGCGTGTTCGACGGCACGCCGCGCCACCCGCTGCTGCGCCGCCTGCAGCCCACCGTCCGGCGCCGCGCCCTCACCCCCGAGCCGTTCCTCGGGCTGATCGCCGCCAACCGCCAGGACCAGCTCGTCGCCCGGTACGAGACCTACGACGACCTCCTCGCCTACTGCGAACTGTCCGCCAACCCCGTCGGCCGCCTCGTGCTCGCCGTCACCGGCACCTCCACTCCCGAGCGGATCCGGCTGTCCGACGCGATCTGCACCGCGCTGCAGATCGTGGAGCACCTCCAGGACATCGCCGAGGACCTCGGCCGCGACCGCGTCTACCTGCCCGCCGAGGACATGAAACGCTTCCACGTCCAGGAAGCTGATCTTGGCCAAAAAAGCGCGGGCGCATCGGTGCGCGCCCTGGTTGCATACGAAGCACAACGCGCCCGCGATCTGCTGGATGAAGGCGCTCCCCTGGTGGGTAGCGTCCACGGCAGGCTCAGACTGCTGCTCGCGGGGTTCGTGGCGGGGGGAAGGGCGGCGATCAGAGCGATCGCCGCCGCCGAATACGACGTACTTCCCGGCCCGCCCAGACCCGGCAAGATCCAGTTGCTGCGTGAGGCGGGCGCGATCCTGCGAGGAGAGGGGTGA
- a CDS encoding DUF5941 domain-containing protein, translated as MSTAIVTGQPVPGSSLEHDLRSLGFDVRVAADAAETQTLLTTVPADRRVALVDARFVGHPHALRLGLTDPRFPLAAVPGAVTAQPAARQALARAVARATSAPAGTAARGAEGGAPALAVDGLADRVAGALDDDGGAVHRPELGSLVATVPVGPRALDEARRAVAAVDDEAVRLKSAVKSRDGFFTTFFISPYSRYLARWCARRGLTPNQVTTASLLTALIAAGCAATGTRGGFVAAGVLLIASFVLDCTDGQLARYALKYSTLGAWLDATFDRAKEYAYYAGLALGAARGGDDVWALALGAMILQTCRHVVDFSFNEANHDATANTSPTAALSDKLDSVGWTVWVRRMIVLPIGERWAMIAVLTAVTTPRITFYALLVGCALAAAYTTAGRVLRSVTRGARRTDRAARALADLADSGPLAHALRRVLGRGLPGFAVPAVALLGGAAVVACSALTDFGGVLPVAGALVYVLTSALAVARPLKGALDWLVPPLFRAAEYGTVLALAGEADVNGALPAAFGLVAAVAYHHYDTVYRIRGDAGASPAWLVRAIGGQEGRTLLVTALAAVLTAAQFKAALTVLAVAVALVVLVESVRFWVSAGAPAVHDEGETA; from the coding sequence TTGTCGACGGCCATCGTCACCGGTCAGCCGGTCCCCGGATCGTCACTGGAACACGATCTGCGGTCCCTCGGCTTCGACGTGCGCGTGGCCGCCGACGCCGCCGAGACGCAGACCCTGCTCACCACCGTGCCGGCCGACCGGCGCGTGGCCCTGGTCGACGCCCGCTTCGTCGGCCACCCGCACGCGCTGCGCCTCGGCCTGACCGACCCGCGCTTCCCGCTCGCCGCCGTCCCCGGCGCCGTCACCGCCCAGCCCGCCGCCCGGCAGGCCCTCGCCCGCGCCGTGGCCCGCGCGACCTCCGCGCCCGCCGGTACGGCCGCCCGGGGCGCCGAGGGCGGCGCTCCGGCGCTCGCCGTGGACGGCCTCGCCGACCGCGTCGCCGGCGCCCTGGACGACGACGGCGGCGCGGTGCACCGGCCCGAGCTGGGCAGCCTGGTCGCCACCGTGCCCGTCGGCCCGCGGGCGCTGGACGAGGCCCGGCGGGCCGTCGCCGCCGTCGACGACGAGGCGGTGCGCCTGAAATCGGCCGTGAAGTCCCGCGACGGCTTCTTCACCACGTTCTTCATCAGCCCCTACTCGCGCTACCTCGCCCGCTGGTGCGCCCGCCGCGGCCTGACCCCGAACCAGGTCACCACGGCCTCGCTGCTCACCGCGCTGATCGCGGCCGGCTGCGCGGCCACCGGCACCCGAGGCGGCTTCGTCGCGGCCGGCGTGCTGCTCATCGCCTCCTTCGTCCTGGACTGCACCGACGGCCAGCTCGCCCGCTACGCGCTGAAGTACTCCACCCTCGGCGCCTGGCTCGACGCCACCTTCGACCGGGCCAAGGAGTACGCCTACTACGCGGGCCTCGCCCTCGGCGCGGCCCGCGGCGGCGACGACGTCTGGGCGCTCGCCCTCGGCGCGATGATCCTGCAGACCTGCCGTCACGTGGTCGACTTCTCCTTCAACGAGGCCAACCACGACGCCACCGCCAACACCAGCCCCACCGCCGCCCTCTCCGACAAGCTCGACAGCGTCGGCTGGACGGTCTGGGTGCGCCGCATGATCGTGCTGCCGATCGGCGAGCGCTGGGCGATGATCGCGGTCCTCACCGCGGTCACCACCCCGCGCATCACCTTCTACGCCCTGCTCGTCGGCTGCGCCCTGGCGGCCGCGTACACCACGGCGGGCCGGGTGCTGCGCTCGGTGACCCGCGGGGCCCGGCGCACCGACCGCGCCGCGCGGGCGCTCGCCGACCTCGCCGACTCCGGTCCGCTGGCGCACGCGCTGCGGCGGGTGCTCGGGCGCGGCCTGCCCGGGTTCGCCGTGCCCGCCGTCGCCCTGCTGGGCGGCGCCGCGGTCGTCGCCTGCTCGGCCCTCACGGACTTCGGCGGCGTCCTCCCGGTCGCCGGCGCCCTGGTCTACGTCCTCACCTCGGCCCTCGCCGTCGCCCGCCCCCTCAAGGGCGCCCTGGACTGGCTGGTCCCCCCGCTGTTCCGGGCCGCCGAGTACGGCACCGTCCTCGCGCTCGCCGGTGAAGCGGACGTGAACGGAGCCCTTCCCGCCGCTTTCGGGCTGGTGGCGGCCGTCGCCTACCATCACTACGACACGGTGTACCGCATCCGCGGCGACGCCGGAGCGTCCCCGGCCTGGCTGGTGCGCGCCATCGGCGGGCAGGAGGGGCGGACGCTGCTCGTCACCGCCCTGGCCGCCGTGCTCACCGCCGCGCAGTTCAAGGCCGCGCTCACGGTGCTCGCCGTGGCCGTCGCCCTGGTGGTGCTCGTCGAGAGCGTCCGCTTCTGGGTGTCCGCCGGGGCGCCCGCCGTACACGACGAAGGAGAAACCGCATGA